One Nocardioides aromaticivorans genomic window carries:
- a CDS encoding YggT family protein codes for MSIAGWIIEGILFAFIAFLWVRFITDWVQVFARAWEPRGVILVFLELCYSATDPPIMALRKVIKPIRIGNFALDLSFLLVLILAYVLLTVNRNTLLA; via the coding sequence GTGAGCATCGCCGGCTGGATCATCGAGGGCATCCTCTTCGCCTTCATCGCGTTCCTGTGGGTGCGCTTCATCACCGACTGGGTGCAGGTCTTCGCCCGCGCCTGGGAGCCGCGGGGCGTGATCCTGGTGTTCCTGGAGCTCTGCTACTCCGCGACGGACCCGCCGATCATGGCGCTGCGCAAGGTCATCAAGCCGATCCGGATCGGCAACTTCGCGCTGGACCTCAGCTTCTTGCTGGTGCTGATCCTCGCGTACGTGCTGCTGACCGTGAACCGCAACACACTGCTTGCCTGA